In Pseudomonas sp. PDNC002, the DNA window AGCTCCACGCCAGGCGTTGCGCCTCGCCCTGGTCGATCCAGCCGCGCCATTGCGCGCGCAATTCCAGGTCGCCGGGAGCGGCCTGGAGGCGGGCATACCATTGCGCCGCCAGTTCCAGGGTGGCGTAGTCGAAACCTGCGCGCTCGCTCACAGCAGCACGCCGTCCAGCTCCGCTTCCAGCAGGGCGCACTGGAACATGCCTTGGGCGATGTACTTGGTCACCGTGCGCACGGACACGCCCAGGCGCTCGCCGATCTCGGCGTAGCCCATGCCCTGCAGCTGGGACAGGGTGAAGGCTTCGGCGACCTTGGGTGGCAGGCGTTCGAGCATGTCCTGCAACTGGCCGAGGGTCTCGAGGATGATCGCCTGGTGTTCCTGGGACGGCCAATGGCTTTCCGGCACCATGGCCAGCGCTTCCAGCCAGGCCTTTTCCAGCTGCTTGCGGCGCCAGAAGTCCACGCACAGATGCAGCGACACGCGGCTCAGGTAGGCCCGGGCGTGCAGGTCGCTGTCGAATTCCCGTGGCTGCACCAGCAGGCGTACGAAGACGTCCTGGGCCAGCTCCGCGGCGTCGCTGGCGTTGCCCAGCCGGCGCGTGATCCAGTGCTGGATCCAGCTGTGATTCTCCAGGTACAGGTCGGCCACT includes these proteins:
- a CDS encoding sigma-70 family RNA polymerase sigma factor, with product MTHPIACAYRAKVADLYLENHSWIQHWITRRLGNASDAAELAQDVFVRLLVQPREFDSDLHARAYLSRVSLHLCVDFWRRKQLEKAWLEALAMVPESHWPSQEHQAIILETLGQLQDMLERLPPKVAEAFTLSQLQGMGYAEIGERLGVSVRTVTKYIAQGMFQCALLEAELDGVLL